Within Acanthochromis polyacanthus isolate Apoly-LR-REF ecotype Palm Island chromosome 3, KAUST_Apoly_ChrSc, whole genome shotgun sequence, the genomic segment AACTGATAAACTCTGGATAGATTTATTGAGACTGTTTGGAGTCTTAATTGTGACAAGTCTGATTTAAAGCTGCCTCTCAGACAGGTTAAGACTAATCCTAGATTACAATGCTCGTTTTGCGGCGTCCTGGTGGGTTGCCAGGTTGGGGAGGCAGACAGGCTCACGGCACGCTGTGGGCAGCAGGCCAAGGATGACCTCTGATTCTGAGAGTCAGTGTTGTTTAGAAACAACCTTGGACTTTCACTTGAGATCAAAATGtgatttgaggttatttcacatCTACATGACCAGAATACAGAATGCTATACTGAAATTTACTATCAAACAACTTTCTCCAATAAGGTTATTCAAAATGCTCAACACTTGTGTAGCTAAGATGTTTTCTAAAAAGCAGAAGGAACATGAACGGTAGTCTCCTGTAGTGTTTGAGCCTGTGGTGACTGTAGAACATCCAGTGATAGACACCTGATCAAGGTAAGTCAACTTTATATAAAGTAGTACAAAAAATCAGTGTATTATCAATATTTGTTATATGAGGAATTCTACTCATGCAAGAATTTATTCAATATCATGGATTTTCTATAGATTTGGGCAATATTGGTATTTTGCACACTCAGGAATTTGTGCAATAACTGAATTTCCACATGTGGAAGGTTCTGTACAGTATCAACAGTATATTTCTTGCTTATTTTATCACATTTGCTGCTCTAAGATTGTAAATTTCCCTGCTATGGGGCTTATAAAGGATTGTCTCATAGAGAAAATAATGCACATgtccagtggatttatttaaattacttcggataaccatgacctggatgaatgagaacctacacagacaaatAATGCACATAGTTCAGCAGATAAATTTCTTCTCTTTACATATAGAGAAATTAGTGCAGGATTATGGTACAATGCTTAAAGTAATTCTTAAGATATTGGTATTAGGACAACTTTACTGTATGTTGACtgctggaaaatgtttttttcatacaaaataCTTTCTCCCCACCCCCTCCAGAATCTATGCCGGATCTGCTCACAGCTGTGAAGATCTTGGCCAGCTCTCCAGTTGAGATCGCAGCAGCTTCAGTTGGTGAGACGAGTCTGGTGACAGCTGTCCGACAAAttgaaagtgaagaaaaagtAGTGGAGTCCACACAGGAGGTGTTGGAACCAGAAGCTCTGGAGGCAACTCCAGAGGTGGCAGCTCAAGAGGCATCGGAGGAGGCAGCTGCTGTAGAGAGCGAAGAGGAGATGAAGTCTGTGGAGCCTGAGGATGAAGCATTGGCTCCAGCTGCAGGAGAAGAGATAACAGAGGAGACACCTGCTCCTGCTGTtacagaagaggaggaagctgcTGGTGCTTCTGAGGAAACTGCTGCAGGCCCCACAGTGGAGGAGGCTGATGCTGAAGGTCAGGAACTGCAGACGGACACTGCTCCTGAAGATGCTGCTCCCACTGAGGAAGCTCCTTCTGTTGCGGAGGTCACCATTACTGCTGAAGCTGCTCCAGTGGATGAAACATCAGCAGAGGAGGTagcagttggtggaacatcagcAGCGGAGGCAGGAGCTGATGAAACATCAGCACAGGAGGCAGGAGCTGGTGAAACATCAGCAGAGGAGGTagcagttggtggaacatcagcAGCGGAGGCAGGAGCTGATGAAACATCAGCACAGGAGGCAGGAGCTGGTGAAACATCAGCAGAGGAGGCAggagctggtggaacatcagcagaggaggcaggagctggtggaacatcagcagaggaggcaggagctggtggaacatcagcagaggaggcaggagctggtggaacatcagcAGTGGAGGCAggagctggtggaacatcagtagcagctggtggaacatcagcAGAAGAGGGAGCAGCTGAAGCTCCAGCAGAGGAAGCAGTCATTGGCGTGTCTCAGCTGGCAGCGGCCTCCACTGGCCCGGACCTGGAGGTTCTTTCAGCTGCAGGACCAGAATCTCCAGTGCATGAAGAGGAACACTGCCACTCCTGCCACTctgcttcagcagcagcagcagaggaggtggCGCCATCTGCTGCTTTGGGAGAGAAGCCGGTCACCAAAGGAGCTCTGGATATTACACTTGAAGTCAATGAGGCCACATCACTGGTGGAGGGACAAGGTAAGAACACATACACTGCCCTTCAGCGACTGTCACATGATACACAGTATATTCCTACAACTTTTTCAAATCTGAAGCAAGCGGTTCAACTTTTTGGGATTTACACAGAAGTGTAAATCATTTAGATGCAGTCAGAgaattattcattcactcattaAAAAAATTTGGAAATTAGCTGACAGAAGCCACAAAGGCTGAAATGTGGatgatttgttttaatttcaatACAGTAATGTCAAAGAAGGAGCTGGTCAAGCCTGACAGACTTATGGAATGGCAACCATGCACCCTAAAGGGACAGTACAAACGATTTGGAGATGAGGAAAAGTGATGAAAAttatgttttacatgaaaaaaaggCCAGACCAGTGAAGTGTTTTACCTGCAAGTGATGgtatacaaaatataaaaaaactcATGAACACTATAAAAAAGATGCTAGTAGTGACTgaaaatttttgtcatgtgactatTTGTCAAAACTGAATCAGTCATGGCTGCTGAGCTCTGCTATGGAGCGTAGGAATTATTTCTTTCTGTCAGAATCTAGGGAgtacaaatgtttgtttttggcacaattttcaacacaacacaaaaagtaaaataatattacTGAAATGTTACaattgaagagtttatttgcaaaaacagataactccattttataaattttcagaaaacttattttttattgtttatttgagataataataattattattattattttttgtctgttttgtcatgtatttttatagagtcaaatccactcaacttcagtttgattgatattatctcaagtaaacaataaaaaaaacttttctgaaaatttataaaaatggagatatccatttttgcaaataaactcttcagttataagcttagatttggttcagtTCCCTGACGGAACCACACATTGCAGATGGTTGTTCAAGAGCTGTCAGAAAGCTCAAAATGTGACTCTTATTCTctggttttacagtttctgactctgataaatggtgttaatttggtgatttttttttttattttaaaaaagacaacatgcctttaAAACCCATTGGCAAGTTTTGAGGTTTGgagggttaaaagaaaaaatattgccAACATGCAGATTCAGTGAAGGCTactaaacaaattttaaaattagaaacaaagaaaaaagttttctaGCATTACAGGATGTAGTTGACTGATAACCACTGTTCAGGTTTGAccttgaaaagaaaaatacaatctagTTTTCTCTGTATTTGGCTCTGACCAGATGTATTTCTGCCTGCATCCACAGAGCCACAGGTGTCTAGCTGGACTGTAAAAAGCTGCTCAGTGATGTAATATTGCAGTTTAGAAGGTAAATAGTTTACAGCAGCACAGCTACAAACACAGCTGTCTGTGGAGAGTAGAATGGACATCATTCAGCATcaacattttacatatttagagGATGACGAGAGCA encodes:
- the LOC127533299 gene encoding brain acid soluble protein 1-like, translating into MPDLLTAVKILASSPVEIAAASVGETSLVTAVRQIESEEKVVESTQEVLEPEALEATPEVAAQEASEEAAAVESEEEMKSVEPEDEALAPAAGEEITEETPAPAVTEEEEAAGASEETAAGPTVEEADAEGQELQTDTAPEDAAPTEEAPSVAEVTITAEAAPVDETSAEEVAVGGTSAAEAGADETSAQEAGAGETSAEEAGAGGTSAEEAGAGGTSAEEAGAGGTSAVEAGAGGTSVAAGGTSAEEGAAEAPAEEAVIGVSQLAAASTGPDLEVLSAAGPESPVHEEEHCHSCHSASAAAAEEVAPSAALGEKPVTKGALDITLEVNEATSLVEGQGTMAVVTAQS